GTATCGGAGGTTCCAAAAAGCAGAAGAAACAGGACATTTGATAGACAAAGTTGAAATGCTTAGCTGGGAAATGAGTAAAATGAGCTGTGAGTTTTCAAGCATTGCGGCGTGCATAAGCAGTATTAATTTGCAGGCAGGAAAATATGGCCGATCAGATGAAATTCAAAAAGCAATAACTAATGCGAGACAAGAGAGAATACGAAACATTAGAAAGGCCTGGATGAATCAAGCAAATCCGTTTCGTTTTTTAGATAACAACATAAAAACAGCACGCAAGTTAAAGCTTAAACAAGAAAGAGATCAAAAAGATACAGCGATGAAACGGCTGAAGTAATTGATATAGTATTGGTGTAGTACGTACAGAAGCATATTTTCTTTTTCGTTTGATGTCGGGAAAATTGTGGGATTATTACTCTCACAATTTTCCACTTTGTAATCTGGTTGTTGCGAGGAATCTTAATGTATAACATACGGTATTTTCTTTATATGAGTTGTTTTTTGATGAACGTGGCTAATGCTGCCGATGAAACTCCTGGATCGCCACCAGATAGAATGGTTCTTGCGCGATTATTTCCTAAAAGGCTAAGATCAGAGGCAAAGTCAGATGGGTTTATGTTACATAGGCCGCCATTAATCGCCCATGCAAAAAATGAGATGCAACGAAATCAAATGGTATTGGGTTGTGTGCCTGAACATAATGCATGGCTGGAAAATAGCATGACAGTACTGAGGCAAGTGCAAATGCTGCAAGGAGCGTATCAAGAGCTGCATAAGATAAAAAGCAGGCAAAAGCGTTCATGGACTCGTTAGGATGGATTTTGTGAATTTAATTTCTTAGGGAAGGGTGTATGTATATGATGCGCTATGTACTCTTTTTGTTTTGTACTATTAATCTACATGCTGCAAATCAGCAAGAGGTAGTAATCAAATGGTTAGCGGCATATCAAAAAAGGTTAGGGGATTACGCAGAGCAAATAGGATATCCTGCCCAACAAGCATCTGTAGAGGAAAAAGAATATGAAGCCAAGATTTTTGAATATGTATACTTGGACGAGAATGGTGAAAACAAACGTGGAGATTGGAGAATGTTATCACAGGATGGCTTATTATCTTATTATAGCGCTATCACGCCTGAAAGAGTTTTAGGATGTCCTTGCGGGAGAAGTGAGGATGAGCGAATGTCGGGTGCCATGTTGGTAAGCTATAAAAATAGTAATAGGGTGGTAGGTAACAATGATTCGGCCCTGAGCTTTCTTCATAAAAAAAATATTGGCGCATTGGCAAATCAAAAAGCTCGAGAGTTAAGGGAAAAAAGTGTGCATTGATGAAGGTGGCACTCGCTGTAGTAATATTGTTGCAGCAAGCATAAGATGTCCTTTCAACAATCCTTTTTAAGAATTTCATACAAATAGCGATCTTTTTTTCGATGTGATTATTATTTTATGATATAGTAGCGTACATGATTTTATTGTACAAAATGTAAAGGCTTATTATGCATCGCGCACTACTATATATTTTTTTTGTTTCGATTTGTTTTGGTATACCTGCAGCTAGCATGAACACGGAACTCACCGCGTCAGAAATAGAAGAAGGTATTTTCTTAGAAGGAGTGGAAAAGGCTGCTGTTCTGTGTTTCATTGCCACAGGGGACTCCCCACACATGCAAGACGATTTTGATGTAAGCGAATTTCTTGCAGGTTTTGTAAGGCCTAAAGCTTATGATTGGAAAAAGGAACAAATCAAAGGTAATCATGTTCGGTCAGAAGCATTAGTGGTACAAGCGGCACCATGTTGGTTGCCAGGACCGCTGTTATATGATGAGCAACAGTCTTGGGGCTCGCTCATTGATTTTCAACAAAAAACGCAAACAGTTGCAAGAGGTTCAAAAGAGACAGTCTTGGCATCGATGATTGCGGTTAAGAGTACCGTTACGGCGAGAGGAGGCGTGTTGAATCAAGTAGACATGCTTACACAAGGTCTGAGCAAAATGTGCTTGAGGACAGTAAAAAAAGTTGATATAGGCCCAAAACAAAGATCAAGAACAAAAGCCTTGCGTCGTCGTGTTTGTCCATATCCTAATCCTACTATTTATCAAAAGAGGATTCCTCGAGCACTCCAATATCAATAGTGGTTAATTACCGTAATCAATCGCCATGTGCTTAAACGCCTCTCCTCGCTCTTGATAATCTTTAAATAGATCATAACTTGCTCCTGCGGGTGACAATAAAATTTGATCTCCTGATTTTGCCTGCTGCATGCAAAGATCAAACGATTCTTCAAGAGTGCCTGCATGGTATGCAGGAACTCCTACTTGCCCGCAGAGTCTATATAATTCGTCCGCTTCTCCTCCAAAACAGTATATAGAGTGTACTAAGCCTTTGAGCTGTGCAATGAGCGGCGCACGATCAACACCCTTTCCTAACCCACCTAATAATAGATGAATAGGCCTGTTTTGTAGTGCATTAACTGCAGCGAGTGTTGCCTGTGGGGTAGTAGATTTTGAATCATTATAAAATGTAATACCATTTTTTGTGATAACTTTTTCGAGTCGATGGGCAGGAAGGACCAGTTGATCAGCAGCTTGTGCGATTACCGATACTGGAATGTTTAAAAGATGCAGGGCGCTTACGATAATAAGCCAGTTTTCTTTGAGCGATAGGGCAGGAAACTTTGTAGTAGCGATAACGTCTTGTTCTTGATTATATCGTCGAAAAATAACCGTATTATTACGAACAAAGAACAGTCCATCTTGTGGCTCTAACTGTTTTAATAGTTCAGATTCAGTTGAGAGGTCCCAAGAAAAAAAATGGCGTATGCTTTGTGTTTTAACACCATTGCATCGTGTAATCAATGAGAGCGGCAAGAGCGCCATTTGATCATTGGTTTGCTGTGTCATGATATGTGATTTTGCTTCAAAATATCGGTCCATTGTTTGATGTCTATCCAAATGGTTTTCATAGAGATTTGTGATGATTGCCAGATCTGGTGCAAATCGCGTTGCATATTCAAGTTGGAAGCTGCTGAGTTCTAAAATGCACAGATCGGCGCGATCATGGGTTATAAGATCTAACATGCCGGTACCAATATTTCCACCTACGTCGGTTTTTAGTCCAGCAAAGGTACATAACTGTCCAAGTAGGTGAGTAATACTTGTTTTCCCTGTTGCACCGGTAATTGCAACGATGGGGTATTGATAATGGGTATAAAAAAGGTCAACTTCAGTAATAAATTTATTGGCGTATTGAAGATAAGGATCTTTGTTGATCCCGGGGCTAGCGATAATAAGATCATTATGTTCGATAAATTGTAGTGGGTCTGATGACTGGAATAAGGATGCACCAGCAGTGACAATAACATTGTTTTGCTGCGCGGTTACCGCTTTTTGTTCAAAAACTTCTATAATGTTATTGGAGTTTTGTTGGTTAGAAAAATAGCGTAAGATTGATTGTCCCGTTACTCCGAATCCCCAAATGCCGATTTTTTTATTTTTAATGTTCATGTGTATATCTTTTTTTATGCTTATTTATTACAAAATATAGCTTAGCCTAATTTTGGAAAAAAAAGAAAACAACGGTATAATCAAGCCTAATCATACCGTAATGTTCTTATCAGTAGGAGAAGGCCCATGGCTGAGGACGTAAAAGATTCAAAATATAAAACTACATTAAATCTACCACGCACTGATTTTCCGATCAGGCCAAATGCAAAGGTAGATGATGCAGTTATGATTAGTCGATGGCAACAAGAACAGCTGTATGAAAAAGCATTCATTCATAACAGTGGTAAGCAAAAATATATTTTGCATGATGGTCCACCATATGCCAATGGGCATATTCATATCGGACATGCATATAACAAAATTTTAAAAGATATTGTTACCAAATCACAGCGTATGCTTGGTAAACATGTGCCAGTAACGCCAGGATGGGATTGTCATGGGCTGCCGATTGAATTGAAGGTGTCGCAAGAGAATCCGGGTTTATCTCGACAGGATCTTAAAAAAGCATGTCGTTCCTATGCACAAAAATGGATTGAAGTACAAAAAGAAGAGTTCAAGAAGCTGGGTGTGGTCATGGATTGGGATAATCCCTATACAACCATGTCGTATTCATACGAAGCATCTATTTTACAGGCGTTTGGTCAGTTTGTAGATGCGGGGTATATTGAGCGAAAAAATAAAACAGTGCCATGGTGTTGGTCATGTCAGACCGTGCTTGCAACTGCAGAGATTGAATATCAAGAGCGTAAGGATCCATCGGTATATGTTTTATTCCCATTGCATGCATCAATAATAGAAACATTATTCCCAACCCTTTCGGGTAAAGAAATTAGTTTTGTTGTTTGGACCACAACCCCATGGACATTGCCACTTAATCGGGCGGTGTTATTGCGGCCGAATGTGCACTATGTTGTTCTCGATCTGAACGGCACCTACGTTATTACTGCAAAACAGCTTGCACCTACCGTGGCTAAACTAGTTGAAGCAGAACCAAAAATCGTTGCAGAATTTAATTCTGACGAGCTATATGCACTAGGCGCTCGAGCCCACCATCCGTTTGTTGAGGGGTTATTGGTACCGGTCATTCTTGATCAATCGGTAATGGTAGAAGATGGTACTGCGTGTGTGCATAGTGCTCCTGGATGTGGACCAGAGGATTATGAAGTTGGCGTAAGAAATAGCTTAGAAATTTATTCTCCGCTGAGCAGCGATGGTAAATATACTGCTGAAATTATGCCACAAGAACTTTCTGGAATGTCAGTTGCAGATGGGCAAATTTGGGTTATTAAAAAATTAGTAGAAAAAAATAAGCTGTTTCATAAAACCAGTATCCGTCACCCCTATCCGCATTGTTGGCGATGCCATAACGGACTGATGTTCCGCGCGACCAAGCAATGGTTTTGTGATTTATCAAAAGAGAACCTTAAAGATCGCGCATTAGCGGCAATTGATACCATTGTTACATTGCCTGAGAAATCAGCGAATCGATTAAAGGCAACGGTAGAAGGGCGTTTAGAATGGTGTCTTTCTCGTCAGCGCGTGTGGGGAGTACCAATTCCGGCAGTGATTTGCAAACAATGCGATTATACGTATGTTACGAGTGCATTGATTAATCAGGTTGCATCACAAGTAGCGCATCACGGCATTGAATATTGGGATTCGATTACGTTGCAAGATCTGCTCCCATCAGGTTTTACGTGTCCAGGATGTCAGAAATCAGATTTTATAAAAGAAACCGATATTTTGGATGTTTGGTTTGATTCTGGAGTAAGCCATTTCGCAGTCCTTACGAAGAACCCGGCATTGCAATATCCAGCAGATATTTATCTTGAAGGTAAGGATCAGCATCGTGGTTGGTTCCAAAGTTCATTATTGACCGCAGTGGTTTTAGAAAATTCAGCGCCGATGCGTACCATCGTAACGCATGGTTTTACGGTTGATCAGCACGGAAAAAAGATGTCAAAATCAATTGGGAATGTCGTATCTCCGCAGCAAATTATAGATCAATTAGGAACTGATGGGTTGCGGTTATGGGCAAGCAGTATTGATTGTTCTGGTGATGCCGTTGTTTCTGACTTATTGTTAAATAACGTGTCGCAAGTGTTTCGTAAAGTCCGTAATACCTGTCGCTTCTTGTTATCAAATCTATACGATTTTGATATTGCAGTAGACGCAGTTCCGTTTGATCAGATGTTACTGATTGATCAATATGCTGTGGCGCAATTAGAATTAGTAAATAATGCAATTATTGAGGCGTATGATAATTTACAGCCAACAGCAATTTTTCATGCACTTGCAGATTATGCAGCGGTTGATTTAAGTTCCTTCTACTTGGATATTGTAAAAGATCGTTTGTACGTAGAAAAATCAAACGGATTTTTGCGACGATCAGCACAAACAGCTAGTTGGTATATTCTTGACACGTTAACCCGCCTAATAGCTCCGATTCTTTCCTGTACTGCTGAGCAGGTTGCAGATTTATATCAAAAAAACAAATCGGATTCGATACATTTACAGAATTTTGCAACGGTAGAAAGTAATATTATTGTAGATAAAAAAGAATGGGAACAATTTAAATCCATTCGCAGTGCGTTGCTCAAAGCGATTGAGCTTCTACGAGCCCAAGGAATTATTAAGCATTCTCTGGAAGCGGATTTGACTATTTATTGGGATGAATCAGTGCAGAAGTCGATAGGATCAATTCTAGCTGTTCTGGCAAAAGGTAATCAGTCACAAGATGAATTCCTTAAGGAATGTATGATTGTATCGGCATGTAGATTTGTGCCAGAACAAGGTGATTGTGAAAAAACAGAGTTGCCAGGATTGTATGTGCGAGTGCAAAAGGCAGCAGGGGAGAAATGTCTACGTTGCTGGCATTGGCAGGTTTCCTTGCATGCCGATGGATTATGCGAACGTTGTCAGGCGATTGTATAAGATTATAAAAAGCGATTGTAAATTACTCATGCCCCATGATCAAATAAGGTCATGGGGCATGTTTTTGGTGTGCATGTTTTTGGTGTGTGTCATTAATTCTTCGAATTGTCTGCGTGACGCATGGCCTCTGCCAGAGGTCGAGCTACTGTTGCAAATTTCTGCGCATGAGTAGGTGATTGAAAGCTTCTCTTGCTGGGTGCTCTTGCTGCAATTATTGCAACATGAAGTGGTGATACTGCGGGTGACGGTAGGAGTTGCGGGTTGGGTGAATCACTGCTATCGCTGCTTAATGTGCTTGCGCTGCGTGAGCTTTGGCTGCGGGAGCTTGCTGGGATTTGAAGAAAAGGGGGTTTTTGTGGGTTTTGCGGATTAGCAGCATGTAGCGGCTGATTGATGATGATGGCAGCAAATAGTAAAAAGAACTCTTTTAGATAATTCATTATACTCCTTATATTATATATTATAAATGTCGTTTCAGTTTTTAACACATATCTGCACCAATGTACAATATTTCTAGCGAATTGTTTTTAGGTTGGTAGGAATAAAAGCTGACTAGTTTAGATGATAATTGGTTGATTCTGCAGATGGGCGCAGCGATTGCGTGCAAAAAAACTTGTTACAACATTGGCTGCAATTACAATTGGAAACGCAAGGATGCAAGTAGTAAGAAGATTGCATGGGGGCATTAATTTTTAACATACTATGCAGTAATATGAGTTCGATCTAAGAAGATGGCAAATCCCTTCGAATTTTGTCGCGCCTTTTCGGCGCACAATTATCTGGATGGTGACGTTCGCCGAGGCTCTCTTCCGCCTTCGTTAAAACTCCGCCGGACAGGCACCATGACTGGAGGAGAACGCCAATAGTGCTAAAAATATGTATCTATAGTTCACAGTTTTACTTTTCAAATAAAGCCCTCTCCACAAAGCTACCCTATACTACTGCCATACACAGCAGAACATAAGACATTACCTACCGTCATTGTGAGCGAAGCGTAGCAATCCAGAATTTGTGCGCTCATCTGAGCGCGACATAATAGTTATCCGGCTCTTACGTCGAACTCACGTTATTTTTAACTTACTATGGCAGTAATGTGAGAGGCCGGGAGTGATTATTCACTCCCGGCCTCCTATATTTTTGAAATAATTATTGCGCTTAACGACCAGGCTTTTTAGCAGGTTTTCGTACCAGTGGCTCAGCCTCAATCAGTTCAGCTACCGCTTCTATCAATGGTATAGTCTGGGGAGTATAATTCTTTTGATATAATGCTTTAATTGCTTCGCCAAGATTTTTTAAAGCGATGGTGCCATTATGGGTTGGTGCGAGTGAGGCAACTTTATCAACCAGATCAAGTAATTCTGTTTTCTTCAAACGATCTTTAATAGTCCGTAACGCCGCATCTTTTTCTGAACCAGATATCTTTTTGAGTAGTCGACGTGCTCGATTTATAGTTAACGTAGCGCTTTCAACTGATCCCATCATGGATCGATTTGGTTGTTTTTGGCTTGCAGCAATGTCTACATATCGTTTTGTGTTGCCTGAGCCGGTTTGGTCAACGAGTTCTCCAATAGAATCCGCCGCATTATCGATAGAATCAAGTATCTTCTCAAGATCTTTGCTTGCTTTTTTCTCTTCAGTTGGTGTTTCAGGCTTCTTTTCTTGTTTAGCCGGCGTTGCTGGAGTTACGGGAGTTTCACTGTCAGTATCTTTGTTTGATGAAGTTCTGTTGCTAGTATTTGTTTTGCCTCTGCTTTTCGTAGGAGACTTGCTGCTGCTTGGATAATCATAATCACTACCGCCCTGATATCCACCACCATAATGCCCACCACCGCCACTGCTTGGGTAATAAGAAGAATAATCATTGTATGAGCCCATATCATAATCAGTAGATCCAGTTTTTCCCGTGGATTTTTGAGATGCAGGCTTACTCGGCTTCACTTCTTTTTTGGCAGATTCTTTGCGTATTTTTTTTGATTCTTCAACTGCTTTTTTTTGTGCTTTATCTTCTTGTCCTTTGATTTCCATGGCACGACCACTATATTTTTCTAAAATAGTATTGAGATTTTTTTCTAGTTGTGCGACGTACATAATCTCAGTAAAACTACCTAATATTTCTTTGATTTCTGAGCGGATTTTTTTTGATAATGGTTTAAATGGATCGAGGTTTTTTAATTTGGGGACAGAGTGATGTAACTTTTTTTGCAATGCAACAAGAGTATTATACGTTGTTCCATCTTTGATCAAAGTATCAATATAACGATATTCTTTTGTTATTGGATCTCGCTGTTTTAATTGAGTTATTGTGTAATACAAGGATTCAATTTTTGCGCGTAATCCTTCCCAAGTAAGATCAACTTGCCACTCTCTCACTTTATCTTGGCGTACCCAGCTGTCAATTTTACCCGGCAGCTCAGGAATGTATTGGGTATGCAATAGAAACTGCTCAATAAGGGTCAAAGTGCTTTCAATGATAGAAGTTGCTTTTTTAGTCTGTTCTAATGATTGTGAGGATGGAGAAGCAGTGGTAGAGGTAGCAGGCTTACTGCTTATCGGTTCAAATTTTTCAGAAGCTGGTTTTTGTTTTTGCATAGTTGGCATCGGGAGCTCTTCATCAAAACCGGTACTTTTTAATAATTCTAACAATTCTTCATCACTAATATTATCTAAAATATCTTCTGGAGATTTATCAGGAGACGCAGCAAATTCTTGTTCTATTTCTTCAAGAGAAATGCCTAATAGTGGTGTAGATATATTTTGTATTACAAGAAAGGAAACAACATATAAAAGAGATATTTTTTTATATACCATATTACCGTCCTTTTTGGTTATGTAAAAAAAAGAGGCGGTTGATTAACCGCCTCTTTGCATTCATTTTTTATTTTAATTCGTTAAGTACGTTAATTGCTTCACCGAGATCTTTTAGTGCCAGAATGATATCTGGTGTGTCAGTTTTAATCGCGATTGCTGCTGTTCCTTCAGCTATATCAAGTAGTTTCTTGTCATTGATCATTGCATGTACTTCACGAGCAGCAGGCTCTTTTTGAGCTTTGGATAGTTTTTTAAAGAGACGCTGTGCTTGCTCTATCGACAGTGTTGCTGTTTCAAGAGTTTGCATCACGGTGACCGTATCTTTAATAGATGAAGTTTGTGTTACTATACGGGTAACGAATTCTTTAACATCCTTTGCTTTGGTTTGGCTTACTACTGTTTGCACATCTTTTGCAGCAGATGAGATTACATCAGTTATTTTAGTTAATTCTTTGTTTTGTCCAGTAGTTGTTGCAGGTGCCGTAGGAGTTGGTTTGTTTGATGTATCTTTTTTAGGTTCAGCAGGTTTTGATGTCACCGCTTTTGTAGTTGGTTTTGCCTGTGCAATAATAGCATCGATACTTTTTTCCAGTTGTTCTTTGTAGATAGCATCAGAAAGGCTGCCAAGAACTGATTTCATCGCATCACGTGAACTCGTTGTTAATGCAGTTAATGCTTGTGGTGCTTGTACTTTTGGTTCTGCTGTGGTGAGATTTTCACTCAATGTAGAAAGAGCTTTGTAGGTTTTTTCATCTTTGATAAGCGCATCGATGTAATAATAGCTTTGTGTTAACGAATCACGATCTTTTAGCGAGGTAACCTTTTTATCAAATGTTTCTATTTTTGTTTTAAAGGCTGCCCAAGTAAGATCGTTTGGTAGATTTCCTGCTTTGTCCTTTTCAACCCAGCTTGCCATTGAACCAGATAGCTCAGAAATGCGTTGTACGGTACGTAGGAATCGCTCTGTTCGTGTAATAATATTGTTAAGCAGTGTGATTGCTTGCTCCGTGCGATCGACTGGTTTTGGAGTCACCACTATAGGGGTGGTAGGAGCTGGCGTAGTTGGAGTGGGTTCAGGAAGGGCAGTTAACTCATCTTCAAGGCCTTCAATACCGGCAAGGTCTTTAAAGAATTCGCTTAGTTGTTCTTCTGACATAGTTTCTAAGGCATGAGTAAGCTCTTCTACCTCTTTATTAAATTTTGCTCGCTCTTCAGTGGTTAGGGTGCTTACATACTTATCCACTTCCTTATTCGCGGCTTCTGCCCAAGCTAATAGTTCCTCATCAATAACAGGAGCGTTATGCTTTTGCGCTCCAGCGAGCACAGCAATCGATTGAAAGACAAAAAAAGTCATAAAAATCAGGGAATATTTTCTGAATGTCATACTGTTTATCCTATTTTTAGGTTAGGTCTAGTATTGTTTTCATATGTAGTGCTACTCAAAATATATTGCCAAATGGTAGCAATATCAATGTAACACATGATTTCACCGCTGTCTATTTGATTGGTGTTTGTTGTTCAGTAGGCCTCTTTTTCAAGAAGATACTATTAAAAATAATGATATGAAAAATCAATAATTAATAAAAGAGTCTTAAGATAATCGTAGCCTACTCGTGCTTTGAAGCTGAGTTATTTATGCGTTCTGATTGTAGTATGAGTGTAATAGTAG
This genomic interval from Candidatus Babeliales bacterium contains the following:
- the murD gene encoding UDP-N-acetylmuramoyl-L-alanine--D-glutamate ligase produces the protein MNIKNKKIGIWGFGVTGQSILRYFSNQQNSNNIIEVFEQKAVTAQQNNVIVTAGASLFQSSDPLQFIEHNDLIIASPGINKDPYLQYANKFITEVDLFYTHYQYPIVAITGATGKTSITHLLGQLCTFAGLKTDVGGNIGTGMLDLITHDRADLCILELSSFQLEYATRFAPDLAIITNLYENHLDRHQTMDRYFEAKSHIMTQQTNDQMALLPLSLITRCNGVKTQSIRHFFSWDLSTESELLKQLEPQDGLFFVRNNTVIFRRYNQEQDVIATTKFPALSLKENWLIIVSALHLLNIPVSVIAQAADQLVLPAHRLEKVITKNGITFYNDSKSTTPQATLAAVNALQNRPIHLLLGGLGKGVDRAPLIAQLKGLVHSIYCFGGEADELYRLCGQVGVPAYHAGTLEESFDLCMQQAKSGDQILLSPAGASYDLFKDYQERGEAFKHMAIDYGN
- the ileS gene encoding isoleucine--tRNA ligase; the encoded protein is MAEDVKDSKYKTTLNLPRTDFPIRPNAKVDDAVMISRWQQEQLYEKAFIHNSGKQKYILHDGPPYANGHIHIGHAYNKILKDIVTKSQRMLGKHVPVTPGWDCHGLPIELKVSQENPGLSRQDLKKACRSYAQKWIEVQKEEFKKLGVVMDWDNPYTTMSYSYEASILQAFGQFVDAGYIERKNKTVPWCWSCQTVLATAEIEYQERKDPSVYVLFPLHASIIETLFPTLSGKEISFVVWTTTPWTLPLNRAVLLRPNVHYVVLDLNGTYVITAKQLAPTVAKLVEAEPKIVAEFNSDELYALGARAHHPFVEGLLVPVILDQSVMVEDGTACVHSAPGCGPEDYEVGVRNSLEIYSPLSSDGKYTAEIMPQELSGMSVADGQIWVIKKLVEKNKLFHKTSIRHPYPHCWRCHNGLMFRATKQWFCDLSKENLKDRALAAIDTIVTLPEKSANRLKATVEGRLEWCLSRQRVWGVPIPAVICKQCDYTYVTSALINQVASQVAHHGIEYWDSITLQDLLPSGFTCPGCQKSDFIKETDILDVWFDSGVSHFAVLTKNPALQYPADIYLEGKDQHRGWFQSSLLTAVVLENSAPMRTIVTHGFTVDQHGKKMSKSIGNVVSPQQIIDQLGTDGLRLWASSIDCSGDAVVSDLLLNNVSQVFRKVRNTCRFLLSNLYDFDIAVDAVPFDQMLLIDQYAVAQLELVNNAIIEAYDNLQPTAIFHALADYAAVDLSSFYLDIVKDRLYVEKSNGFLRRSAQTASWYILDTLTRLIAPILSCTAEQVADLYQKNKSDSIHLQNFATVESNIIVDKKEWEQFKSIRSALLKAIELLRAQGIIKHSLEADLTIYWDESVQKSIGSILAVLAKGNQSQDEFLKECMIVSACRFVPEQGDCEKTELPGLYVRVQKAAGEKCLRCWHWQVSLHADGLCERCQAIV